In Hemicordylus capensis ecotype Gifberg chromosome 8, rHemCap1.1.pri, whole genome shotgun sequence, the DNA window AATATACGAGTAAATACAGAGCTTACAATCAGTACAGTCAGTATCAAGCCCCATCAAGGCTCCTATCGTCGTGCTGACAGGAGGGACTTCAGACGACCTTACCAACGTAACGGCAGTAACAGGTGACCCTATTACCCAAGGAATAGGGCAAACCAGGCTTCTCAAAATCAGAGAACACCACAAGCAAAGCAGCAGCTCTGATCGGCCACAGAGCCCACCAACACCAAGCAAAGTACCTCATCCATGCAACGACAAGCACTTCAGTGCCAGGAACACCATCTCCTTGAACACAGCTGGAgtaaccatcaaactggcaagccatgcccaagcatggcaccatataacatcgtACCAGTGGGCCTTGTGCATCGTTTCAAGGGTTCTGCGCTGGAGTTCACGGAGTACCCGCCATTCCTGGGGGTGAAATACACTCCGGAAACACCGATAGTGAAGGAGGAGGTGCAGAAGCTCTTATTGAAGGGAGCGATATCACCGGTGAGGTGTGCTTTCAGCCGGACAGGATTTTATTCTCGTTACTTCCAAATCCCCAAGCGTGATGGTACATCAGTACATCGAGGTAcagaaattcagaatgacaacgtTGCAAGCCATCCGACCGCTCCTCCATGGGGAGAATTGGATTGCAACGCTCGACTTAAAAGATGCGTACTTCCACATAGGCATTCAGGAGGATCATAGCAAATATCTGCGCTTCACCATGAGGAGCAAGATTTACCAATACAATGTACTACCGTTCGGGCTGGTCACTGCCCCCAGAGTGTTCACAAAATGCGTGACTGTTTTCACTGTCAAAATGCCAAATGGTAGTATCTGTGTTGCACTGGGACCTTTGCAAGATGAACCCTCTGCACAGCCTGATAGGGCAGGCAGTTGTGCCAGCACAGCATTTGAAAAGAAGACTACAGGAAacgttttgattttttaaaatatgtatttataaaCAGGTTTGTAAAGGGCAGACACTTGCAGCTCCCGGGGAAGGTGGAGATGCCAAGCAGGAGAATGTTGTAAAAGCCACAGATGAAGAGACATGTTTCCGGCGTCTGGATGTTGTTGTGGGGCAGGTAACATCCCCCTCCCAAATAACCAAGCGGCCTTCTAACCTTTCCCCCTAATATATGCCAGCCTCTCATTAATAGCACCAGTGATGGAAAGACACTGGCTTGGGTCACACAATAATTTGAAACTGGATTTAAaatgggttactgacattagcgtgattgtTTGAACCTCATGCCAAGGTAGGAATCTATTTCATCTCAGGCTATAAACCGCCTTGGCATTGATTTGTACAATAAACCTAGgttcaaatggttgtgtgaaccaggccagtctgAGCTACTGTGGATCTGTTCAGAAAATCTTTCCTGGGTCAGTACTTCATTTCCCTAGAGTACCATGTGGGCCAGaagctagttttaaaaaaatattatttatgcaTAGATAATGCCAGATGGCCAGTTAATTTTCATCCCTGTTGATAGCTTTCAGCAGTCTAATGTTAAAGAAGAGCACTTGAAAGAGAGCATGCACCCTGACCACAAGCCAAATCGTGTCTCTCTCAAATTTGGCTTGTCCAAATCGAAGGGATGGATGGGTGAGAACTCTCTGTAGGGtgttgtttcctttcctttccctggtATCTTGTTCTTTTATAGATGGTGATTATAAACATCTGAGCCTTTAAATCTTAAGTTGCTTGAACCTGGCCACTGGCTACAAGGGAGATTGCTTGAGAATCTTCTCTGAGTCTCAAGGCAGAGTTGAATTTGCCTATAAGAAATTGTTGTTTTCTTActgattaaaacacacacacacacacacacacacacacacaatattttgatcatattatttATAGGCTTGGATTAATCTCTTCTTAAACCCCATTCCACTTTTCAAGGATGATGAAAGTTCTCAAGGCAATTGACATAGCAAAAGATATGCAAAAATAATTCCTTGTCctaaaagggatcacaatctttttaattttaattttgtgttttaaAGAATTGTCCATCACAGCATGCCACAGAAGAAAGTTCCACAGGTCAGATGCAACATATATCTGTGCGGGGGATGGGATTCTTCTATTTCATTCTTGCTGTTTGTTAATTTCAGCAGACACACTTCCATTGACCATTTCTTAAGCAAAATCATTTATTTTCACCCTGCCTCCCAGGAGCTCAGGGCAAGGCACTGACCCTgatgctcccctctccctctcccctcagccTTAACCACTCCAGGACCCATGCACATGCCAGATCTGCAGCCAACGAACCAGATAGCGTGCACCCACTAAAATAATGTCAAGCAGGAGCCCAAAATATCCTTGACAGTTTAACTCCACCTCCACTGTTTTGTTCTAAACACAGAGTTTGGCTTTTCCGATCCTAGAACTTGGGACTTGGGTAAAATGCGAGAAGACTGGTGAAGTGACTTTGCCTCTCCTCCTGGGTCTTGCTGGGGACTCTAGTTGCAGGCTAGTGTTCACGGGGCCAAGCTGGAGTTGATGGAGTGGCCGCCACATATGTGTTAATACCTGCACCAACTTTGTCATtgttttaaaccaggcctgctcaacttcggccctcctacaactcccttaattgCTGGCTATTGCCACTgtgagctgtagtcccaaaacagctgtggggccaaaGTTTAGCAGGcctattttaaactgcttttaatggttttaaattcttatgtaaactgcctggagatgtgttgtgtgttgtgtttttctatctatctatctgatttgtacactgccccaaacttttgtctctgggtggttaacaatagcataaaaccagttaaaaacatatatacaaaaaacttaaaaacaatttaacaatttaaaaataaactagagattaaaacctaaaaaatttaggaagctgagaaagcttggagaaaaagatgggttttcaggtgttttttgaaaattgccagagatgggggggatcatatctcagcagggagcacattccacaatctcggggcagcgatggagaaggcccgtctgtgTAGCCACCGAAcgggttggcagtaactggagacggacctcctcagatgacctcagtgggcggtggggctcgtagtgaagaagatgttctcatagatacccagggcataagccatttagggctttgtcagttataactagcactttgtattttgtccggaaacctattggcagccaataggTTTAGAAGGATTGGCTTAGCCAATAGATTTTAAAACAGGTGGCTTATAAATCCAATACGTAAAATAAAACTTGAATGGAGGCCGTGTCAAGATGTTGCTGGCCACGCCCACATCAGGGCATGGTCAGCCTCCATCTCCTTCTCACACGTCACCCTTCGCCATCTCCTGGCTGCCAGACCTTCTGGGTGCGCCCAGATTTTATCATGCAGCTCGGCAGTGAGAAAGGAGCCATTCAGCTAGCAAAGCGCAAATGCAAGCCAggctgggccctgcttagcaaaggggacaattcatgcttgctaccccaaaacaagctctcctccccatacaTATCCCCATATGTACTTGGGTCACCCTTTGAGGTCTTGCtctgccttctcctgctgttggaggtggtgctggtgagcCTGCAAGATCATGCCTTTAGGGTTGTGGCGCCACAACTCTGCAGTACCCTCTCGAGGAAGGCTGAACTGTTGAAAGCAATGGCTGTTTGTAAAAACCCTTCAGAGAAAGTTGCTATGATGCTGCTCCTAGATTTTTTTAATCAAATGACTTTTGGATAAAATTGAGATTCGAAATTGGGATTGAGTGGGTTTCTTCTGTGTACTGCTGTTCTTGCTTGTATATTTTAAACAATAGTTTTATATACAGTTTCAATAttcccttatccgaactgcttgggcccagaagtgttctggattttggacttttccagattttggaatatttgcatactgtaatgagatatcttgggcatgagatccaagtctaaacacaaaaggttactgcacactgcattttatttttctaggttttattttaaagtataaaaacaaagaagcattgaatttacaataactataggtagctgtaaatgtaatgaaagcTAATTGCAAGAATTTTCcatgcaataatgttgctggtcatgttggactcaaacatggcattttaggtggagatgaaattcagattgcctgtgaaaataatgttttgtcgGTGCTGCGGGCGCACCCcatggtggtttctggattttggagcattttggatgtccggattagggatagTCAACCTGTATTGGTTTTTAGCATGTTTCTAAACCACCTTGGAGATCAAAAGATGGATACGAGATGTCATAaatctcagccatttttggaggggtggtatagaaatcaaataaatatcgGCAATCATGTGATGCACACCCTCTCTTCCTTTTGCAGTTTGACCCAGTAGCCTACAGGATTGAACCCTTGATTGTTTCGGATGTGGAATTTGAGCCCATGCTGCTTCCACATCACAAGGGCAGGAAGAGGATGCATTTAGGTAGAATGGAGACTGTCTTccttcttccccgccccccaacatcaACCATTGGGTTTAAGCATGCTTCAAAAAGCCCTCATCATTTCTGTCTGGTGATGGAATATCAGGGGCAGCTGGTCTTCaggaagtgagcatgaattgtcccctttgcaaagcagggtgtgccctggcttgcatttggatggatcaCTGTCTGCTTGTAaggttaggggatggggccatagctcagtgggaaagcatttgcatgatgcagaaggttcccggttgaATCCCGGGCGTCTcctggtggggctgggagagactccgagTCCttcctgacaccttggagagctgttgccagtcagtgtagacaatactgaactagatgaactgatggtccgactcggtataaggcaggccTGCTTCCTCTGTTCCACTTGAGTGCAATGAGGCTACTCATCAAGGCAAGCTGCTCgctctggcagcttcctttgtaacgaacacacgcacacacagcccTCTGCTCCTTTTGGGCTATCACTTAATCCAGAAAGTCCCAGTTCCAGCTTAAAAATCTACATGCTggcttttaggaacatagaaagctgctgtatactgagtcagaccattggcccctctcgctcagcattgtctacacagactggcagcggcctctccaaggttggaggcaggaatctctctcagccccatcttggagatgctgccagggaggaaccttcggctcttcccagagcggccccatcccctcagggcaatatctgacagtgctcatgtggtctcccattcaaatgcaaccaaggcagaccctgcttatctagggagacaagaccaactctcctctcttcaTAGTTGGGGGTGTGTAACACTTTCAGCTGGCTGTCGGTGGTTGAGCACTCAGTCTTGTCGAGGCCTCGACTGAGGTGCTTGTCCCATTGAGGATGCAGGTGACACACCCAAGCAGGGCCTTTGGCCTCGAAGTGTTGGGGGCAGCATGGGTCCTGCCTTAATCGAAGTGGCAGATGGGAAGTGACtgcctgaaagagagagagagagagggaggaggaatgaGGGTATCCAGTTCCCAGGTCACACTCTTCGTCCCTGAGGTCTCTGTTCAGTTTTCCCAAAATGGTCCATTTACATCCATCCTCAGCCTCTTAACATCCTTTCAGACATAATGCCTGTCGTCTTACACTCACACATTTCTTTTGCACCCCCCCCCTCTGATCAGTGATTTCCTGTAGCCATCCGTGTGCTCTCCAATTCTTTTCAtcggtgtgcggaatgagttttggtctgggcggcagtatcaaagcagtgtgtgcgcagatgcattcagaatggggccttcctgagtgggatctcaaatgaactgagcaggcaaaagaaatgtgtgagtgcacgcacgccatagagggaacactgccagccaTCCCATGGATGCAAAACGTTAGGTCTGAACTGGCTCGGGGAAATTGGAGCATTGGAGAAGCGTTGCTGGAAAGCTGGAGGTGCAGAGAAGCATTATGGATGCTGAGAAACAGGAACAGGGCTGAAGGATGTGAGGAGGGGCACTGAGCTGGGTGATGGTAAGTTTGGACCTGGTGCAAGGCAGCTTCTCATGTTAGagtcagaaggttccaggtcccctccctggtggcatctccagatagggctgggagagactcctgcctgcaaccttggagaagccgctgccagtctgggtagacgatattgagctagatggaccagcgatctgactctgtagaaggcagcttcctatgttcctgggaccattggtcaatctggctcagtactgtccacacagactggcagcggcttctaggAATGTGCCTGAACAGCAGTTTGAAACGTGGTCCGAGCACCTTTTGGGTGCAGCCTGGGGGATCTAAGAAAGAGGGGAGtcggtccttacttgctctccccTGCAGCTTCCTGCCGGGGCGGTGCTCGGCCCAAGTACCCCCACGCGGCTCCAGCGTGGCACATGGCATCcacatgtgcaggcaccatttgtgtggtgagcATGGTGTTGCTCACCCTGCAggtggtgcctgtgcatgcacagatgccaagTGTGTGCcatgggggtacttgggccaagtgccaccccagcagaaagctgcatggggcagcggagagcaggtaaagacctgctctcctctccacaccACTCCCCAAAGGTGCTCGGACTGTGGCTCAGGCACATCCTTAGCTGCTTCTCCatgactgcaggcaggaatctctcccagccccatcttggagacgctgccagggagggaacttggaacctagatgtccttcccagagcatccccatccccgaaggggagtatcttacagtgctcacatgtagaccctgcttagcaaagaggacaattcatgcttgcttgcttgctacccccagaccagccctcctcagGTTCTGAAAATGCACTTGTCCGTGGCAAAAAGATGTGCTTCCTGGCACATTCACGTATTTGACTTTCCCAATTCAGAATAGCCTGCGAAAAGGCGCCCCTTTGCAAGGCCGCTCCAATCCTCTCTTTCAGAGCTCAAGGAGGGACTCGCATGCAGAGTCATAACTatcgggggggcagggggggcacgtgccccgggcgccatcttttctggtcacgtgcgggggcgccgccatgaccaattttttttaaaaaaattaaattttttattaatacaaatgtttcctgctcagtgcagcagcgctgcagcagtcaaaggagcgcgtcggtgcccccttccccagtcAGACAAAATACCAGCAGCTCTGGCCCCAGGAGAGAGAGtctcgcccgcccgccccagaggagagagagagagactggctcgGCCGCCCCAAATAATTCCTGTTCTCCTGCTGTTAGCACTCTGGCATTAGCCCTGCATGCCccacagcagccctgctgcatAGTTTCTCCCCCGGTGAGCCTCTGCCAGACACGTGAAAAGCTGTTTCCATCTGCACACTTGGACCACTCTAATCTAATGCATTGTCTACCTTcgttagggctgcacaacttcaaaatCTCCAGGTctgtgtggactacaactcccatgatccccagccacagtgatccGCCGATCACACCCACCTCGAATGGCCTTTGGGACACGCCCACTTGAGAGCCCATTATGGCAGCTGGGACCAACCTTTGTCCTGTGCACGTCCCACCCAGGCAGGCAGTCCCTTCTCGCCAAAGAGGCCCAGGAGGCAGGGTGCCCAGCTGGCAGTCGGGAGGCACACTCCAGGTTGACACGCCAAGTGCAGGGCTGACTCGCCGTGTCATGGGGTGCCTGGCAAAGCAGCCGTGCCTCCCCCCTGTCCCACAGTCAGCATTTCCTGTAACGGGTTCTTGGATGCTCTTGGCCACAGCActcctcatccccagctgcattcgCCACCTCGCCTCACCCACCAGACCTGCAGCCCTAGTTCTGAGCAGTGCCATTTGGGATGACCAAGTTCTGGATGAGAACCTCCGTAGTAGTGGTGGACATAAGAAGAGGCCGGTCTTGGCTGGTCAGATCACAAATGGCTGTTGGAAATTTATGCACTTTGTAAAATATGTCAAATTAAAAATGGTATTTAAGTTTTTCCAGTAATTATCTGGCTGTGGTGTGTTTTTTGTCCTCTGCATGGAGAATCGCTGACTCTTAGTGGGACACAGGTTGTGAGTCTGCAAGTGAAGTTGAGAAAAAACAGGAAAGCTGCATTTTCCGTGTTACTTGACAAGagtttagatcaggcctgctcaactttggccctccggcagatgttggcctacaactcccataatccccagcaattggccattgtggctggggatgatgggagttgtctgAAAACAGCTGGGGCCCAAAGTTGAACAGGTCTGGCCTCGATTCTAAAGGGCTCTCATACAGCTGACCCAAGGATCGGGCTTCTGTGTagtcagctgggctctgggcaGAAATCAGGAGTCTTGTCAGCACCTCTCAAACCGAGTTACATAAGCCATGTTTTCTGTTCCGATAAGATAAAATTCCTGCATAGCtgacttttaaaaactctttacttaaccccccccccaatatccacTTCCTCTCTAAGAGTGGCTCCACGCTACGTGTGATGTGGATTTTTCTAACAGGTACACTGCGCTTGTTGCAAGAAATGACATACAGGTCAATGACAAACAGTATCACACACAAACAGGCATCCCTCTGCCTATGAATACACCTCGTTGGACTCATAGAGCCATGATTGCTGCAGCCTTTATGTAGCACTTGCAGTGTTCCACCTGTTTAGAGTGTGtgaagctgctgcttctgtttcaCAGACACATGAAGGTCCCGTTGGATGTTACGTTCATGTGGGCACAACACGAGATTCCCCCCTTTAATTTTCATTGTAAAATGTATAGGCTGTGCTTTGACCAACGGGCCCttaaagcaggggcaggcaaccttggctggctggctgcttctgaATGACCGCTCCCATCATTTGATAGCCATCAGTTGTAGCCAcagttgtggctggagatggtgggagttgcagttcagcaacagctggatagccaaggttgcctatccctacTTCAACGCACCACACAGCCACATTAAGACAACagggctgacatgatgggcaCTACTATGCATAAGAATAAGAGCTCTTAGTCTTTCAGAGGAGATATGCAGGCTTGAGTCGCTGCCTGGTAAATGCGGCCATGGGGTCTTTTGTAgtgcaccactcagaagtttgtggaatataggcctgtgtctgatttcattttatattcagaaatgaaatcacacctgaactctgggtgaactgcctgctctgcaaagggagaggcgcattccagcattgcattgtgaactggatacttaagagaacacaaagggctgggcctgtgctaatcaatatgctaaaatgtaactcactatcagatcaTGTCTGtgcaagaa includes these proteins:
- the LOC128333610 gene encoding phospholipase DDHD2-like, with protein sequence MCITSALSRLHEDVLLITEALCTEKELKEMGIPLGPRMKILHSLRNKCRYQVCKGQTLAAPGEGGDAKQENVVKATDEETCFRRLDVVVGQFDPVAYRIEPLIVSDVEFEPMLLPHHKGRKRMHLGLHNFKISRSVWTTTPMIPSHSDPPITPTSNGLWDTPT